The proteins below are encoded in one region of Desulfovibrio sp. TomC:
- a CDS encoding flagellar hook protein FlgE: MSAIWTGVSGLLSYSQGIATTGSNLANVNTVGYKSSRMLFADMISTMAGGTSDGSQIGQGVQVGSTALQTSVGSLVDASNSTDMAINGEHGYFIVKDTANDKTYYTRAGDFNFDKSGSLLSATGLNVQGWAVDQDAILSAKRNNVVLSEVPTTGAVTDIKITDFTIPAQSTGTMEVVTNLDSQSDVGALDATDPYFTMFKNYNANNATPVADSDYSATIKIYDSEGTAHTATVYYSKTSDESGKEYWEYMVTVPPKEDGSSVTGGTDKAGVLMIGTMTFSAQGVMENETAFTPSGDPTSLSNWTQASLTSSGVPEFSATFKSASNGSALTAQTVAFKSGLSASGGSWSSSSAATAAAIGTKASANAGFDASKTHNAVNCTTNYATSSYTQTTSQDGYAKGEMTATNVDENGVLWGTFTNGQTKALYVLALADFVNPTDLYRNGNNLLSPTEESGKAKVARANSGVLDGISGNTLESSNVDMATEMVNLIVNQRAFQANSKVVTTAEAMMEKALEIKK; this comes from the coding sequence CAACGTCAATACCGTCGGTTACAAGTCGTCGCGCATGCTCTTTGCCGACATGATCAGCACCATGGCCGGAGGCACATCCGACGGCAGCCAGATCGGTCAAGGCGTCCAGGTCGGCTCCACGGCCCTTCAGACCTCGGTGGGCAGTCTCGTTGACGCCAGCAATTCCACTGACATGGCCATCAACGGGGAGCATGGCTATTTTATCGTCAAAGACACTGCCAATGATAAGACATACTACACCCGGGCTGGAGACTTCAATTTTGACAAGAGCGGCAGCCTTCTCTCGGCTACAGGTTTGAATGTTCAGGGTTGGGCCGTTGATCAGGACGCTATTTTGTCGGCTAAGCGCAATAATGTTGTTCTATCAGAGGTGCCAACAACCGGAGCAGTTACTGACATCAAGATAACAGATTTTACCATTCCGGCCCAATCAACCGGAACAATGGAAGTTGTAACAAATCTTGACAGTCAAAGCGACGTCGGTGCTCTTGACGCAACCGATCCGTATTTCACGATGTTTAAGAATTACAACGCCAATAATGCCACACCGGTGGCTGACTCAGACTACTCGGCCACCATCAAGATATACGATTCCGAGGGTACGGCCCATACCGCGACCGTGTATTATTCCAAGACCAGCGACGAATCCGGCAAGGAATATTGGGAGTACATGGTGACCGTTCCCCCAAAGGAGGACGGCAGCAGCGTGACTGGCGGGACCGACAAGGCCGGCGTCCTCATGATCGGCACCATGACCTTCTCCGCCCAAGGCGTCATGGAAAATGAGACGGCCTTCACGCCCAGCGGCGATCCGACCAGTCTTTCAAACTGGACCCAGGCCAGCCTGACCTCCTCCGGGGTTCCGGAGTTCTCGGCCACTTTCAAATCCGCCTCAAACGGCTCTGCCCTGACCGCCCAGACCGTTGCCTTCAAGTCGGGGCTTTCCGCCTCGGGAGGCAGTTGGAGTTCCTCCAGCGCCGCCACCGCCGCCGCTATCGGCACCAAGGCCTCGGCCAATGCCGGCTTTGATGCCTCCAAGACGCACAATGCCGTCAACTGCACCACCAACTATGCGACCTCGTCCTATACCCAGACGACCAGCCAGGACGGATATGCCAAGGGTGAGATGACCGCCACCAATGTCGACGAGAACGGGGTGTTGTGGGGAACCTTCACCAACGGACAGACGAAGGCGCTCTACGTTTTGGCCCTGGCCGACTTCGTCAACCCGACCGATCTCTACCGCAACGGCAACAACCTGCTCTCCCCCACCGAGGAGTCCGGCAAGGCCAAGGTTGCCCGGGCCAACTCCGGCGTTCTCGACGGGATTTCCGGCAACACCCTGGAGTCGTCCAACGTGGATATGGCCACTGAGATGGTCAACCTCATCGTCAATCAGCGGGCTTTCCAGGCCAACTCCAAAGTCGTGACCACGGCCGAGGCCATGATGGAAAAGGCCCTGGAGATCAAAAAGTAA